One Molothrus aeneus isolate 106 chromosome 6, BPBGC_Maene_1.0, whole genome shotgun sequence genomic window carries:
- the LOC136558080 gene encoding uncharacterized protein encodes MELAAARRAVLAAVRGTRAADLPRLLHWMRNTHDFDELVVSNNDVVLRNIAEDLRNRLPIEAMFTSEHQAVQKIHQHPLPMIHVDAFLYDDDVVDSLCEEGKMSRSYCTECGSYKTASLEFISHSFSLMELKFLYHHVLPDLTGKVVVDVGSRLGAVLFAGYLYSSASQLYGVEMNADFCQLQEIMITKYEFIDRIKVVHADICTQPSLLQKADVVVMNNVFEYFLDRQEQARAWEFIACNVRKRGSLLVTVPSLEESLSKLQTDVQISQWVEEVQLNYDVYMEKDVDREALEQIHLYKIL; translated from the exons ATGGAGctggcggcggcgcggcgcgcGGTGCTGGCGGCCGTGCGGGGCACGCGCGCCGCCGACCTGCCGCGCCTGCTGCACTGGATGCGCAACACCC ATGACTTTGATGAGCTTGTGGTGAGTAACAATGATGTTGTGCTCAGAAATATCGCTGAAGATTTGCGGAATCGTTTACCCATTGAGGCAATGTTCACTTCAGAACATCAAGCTGTTCAGAAA ATACACCAGCATCCACTGCCCATGATTCATGTTGATGCATTCCTTTATGATGATGATGTTGTTGATTCATtgtgtgaggaggggaaaatgAGTAGGAGCTACTGCACAGAGTGTGGCTCATACAAAACTGCATCTTTAG AGTTTATTTCGCATTCCTTTTCCCTCATGGAACTGAAGTTTCTTTATCACCATGTACTGCCTGACCTGACAGGAAAGGTAGTGGTTGACGTTGGCTCCAGGCTTGGTGCAGTGCTATTTGCG GGTTATCTTTATAGCTCAGCTTCCCAGCTGTATGGAGTAGAAATGAATGCAGACTTTTGCCAGTTGCAAGAAATTATGATTACAAAGTACGAGTTCATTGACAGAATAAAG GTGGTTCATGCAGACATCTGTACTCAGCCCTCACTTCTGCAGAAGGCTGATGTTGTTGTAATGAATAATGtctttgaatattttcttgACAGACAGGAACAGGCCAG AGCTTGGGAATTTATTGCTTGTAATGTAAGGAAAAGAGGGTCCTTATTAGTGACAGTTCCAAGTCTTGAGGAATCACTTTCAAAGCTCCAG ACAGATGTACAGATCAGTCAATGGGTTGAAGAGGTGCAGCTGAACTATGATGTGTATATGGAAAAGGATGTTGACAGAGAAGCACTCGAACAGATTCATTTATACAAGATTCTCTAG